The following are from one region of the Vicugna pacos chromosome 9, VicPac4, whole genome shotgun sequence genome:
- the LYPD3 gene encoding ly6/PLAUR domain-containing protein 3, protein MGPTRKAGTQAVIWTTGWLLLLLPLLLREGVQALECYSCVQKADDGCSPQKTKTVKCPPGVDVCTEAVGAVETIHGQFSVAVRGCGSGLPGKNDRGLDLHGLLAFIQLQQCSQDRCNAKLNLTSRALNPAGNESAYEPNGVECYSCVGLSREACQGTAPPVVSCYNASDHGYKGCFDGNVTLTAANVTVSLPVRGCVQDEFCTRDSVTGPGFMLSGSCCQGSRCNSDLRNRTYFSPRFPPLVLLPPPRSTTAAPTTSVTASTPAPTTSTSTTTTKPTPAPTSQTSPPEVKPETSREEVPVAGGAGGHQDRRNMGQYPIKDEAHNKGSAAPSAGWVALLLAAAAGILL, encoded by the exons ATGGGCCCCACCAGGAAAGCAGGCACCCAGGCAGTGATCTGGACTACaggctggctgctgctgctgctgccactgctgcttCGAGAAG gagtgcaggccctggagtgttaCAGTTGCGTGCAGAAAGCAGATGACGGATGCTCTCCGCAGAAGACCAAGACCGTGAAGTGCCCGCCGGGCGTGGACGTATGCACCGAGGCCGTAGGGGCGGTGGAGACTA TCCACGGGCAATTCTCGGTGGCAGTGCGGGGCTGCGGTTCGGGACTGCCCGGCAAGAATGACCGCGGACTGGACCTTCATGGGCTTCTGGCCTTCATCCAGCTGCAGCAGTGCTCCCAGGACCGCTGCAACGCCAAGCTCAACCTCACCTCGAGAGCGCTCAACCCTGCAG GCAATGAGAGTGCCTACGAGCCCAACGGCGTCGAGTGCTACAGCTGCGTGGGGCTGAGCCGCGAGGCGTGCCAGGGTACGGCGCCACCTGTTGTGAGCTGCTACAACGCCAGCGACCACGGCTACAAGGGCTGTTTCGACGGCAACGTCACATTGACTGCAG CTAATGTGACTGTATCCTTGCCTGTCCGGGGCTGCGTCCAGGATGAGTTCTGCACCCGGGATTCGGTGACAGGCCCGGGGTTCATGCTCAGCGGCTCCTGCTGCCAGGGGTCCCGCTGTAACTCGGACCTCCGCAACAGGACCTACTTCTCTCCTCGATTCCCGCCCCTTGTCCTGCTGCCCCCTCCTCGGTCCACCACTGCGGCCCCAACCACCTCCGTCACTGCCTCTACCCCAGCCCCAACCACCTCTACCTCTACCACCACTACCAAACCCACCCCAGCCCCTACCAGCCAGACTTCTCCACCAGAGGTCAAACCTGAGACTTCCCGGGAAGAGGTGCCAGTGGCTGGAGGTGCCGGTGGCCACCAGGACCGTAGGAATATGGGGCAGTACCCTATAAAAGATGAGGCCCATAATAAAGGCTCTGCAGCTCCGTCGGCGGGGTGGGTTGCTCTTCTGTTGGCTGCGGCTGCTGGCATCCTACTCTGA